One Oryza brachyantha chromosome 3, ObraRS2, whole genome shotgun sequence DNA segment encodes these proteins:
- the LOC102703104 gene encoding probable RNA-binding protein ARP1: MTMMGGQPQQQPPPPPQVVVQQPPAAFGDTTLTKVFVGGLAWETHKDTLREHFERFGDILEAVIISDKLTGRSKGYGFVTFKEADAAKKACEDATPVINGRRANCNLASLGAKPRAQPPHLLRPSPPATPGAPQAPALPSPHHQPAPAIAVGSRGMSPVPWYYHPSTTPPPPPPPAAHYAAHGGHHQQQYHGVLPFYPATTYGYSPNYVADLSYNAKLGQAAAAHGTGGAYLQGHFSYPAAAQGGMLAANGMMPVYPYYQYHYHGAQGLGVPAAHFFPPVSAAAVTTVPAIISKPTVMAPPKVEQVTGCS; the protein is encoded by the exons ATGACGATGATGGGCgggcagccgcagcagcagccgccgccgccgccgcaggtggtggtgcagcagccgccggcggcgttcGGGGACACGACGCTGACCAAGGTGTTCGTGGGCGGGCTTGCGTGGGAGACGCACAAGGACACGCTCCGCGAGCACTTCGAGCGCTTCGGCGACATCCTCGAGGCCGTCATCATCTCCGACAAGCTCACCGGCCGTTCCAAGGGCTACGGATTC GTGACGTTCAAGGAGGCTGACGCGGCGAAGAAGGCGTGCGAGGACGCCACACCGGTCATCAACGGTCGCCGCGCCAACTGCAACCTCGCGTCCCTCGGCGCCAAGCCGCGGGCACAGCCGCCGCACCTCctccgcccctcgccgccggccaccccGGGGGCGCCGCAAGCCCCCGCGCTTCCCTCCCCTCACCACCAGCCCGCGCCAG ccATCGCGGTGGGGTCCAGGGGCATGTCGCCGGTGCCGTGGTACTACCACCCCtccacgacgccgccgccgccaccgccgccggccgcgcacTACGCCGCCCACGGCGgtcaccaccagcagcagtaCCACGGAGTGCTCCCCTTCTACCCCGCCACCACCTACGG GTACTCCCCGAATTACGTCGCTGACCTGAGCTACAACGCG AAGCTCGgacaagcggcggcggcgcatggcACGGGCGGGGCCTACCTGCAGGGGCACTTCTCgtacccggcggcggcgcagggagGCATGCTCGCGGCGAACGGGATGATGCCCGTGTACCCGTACTACCAGTACCACTACCATGGCGCGCAGGGGCTGGGCGTCCCCGCCGCCCACTTCTTCCCGCCGGTCTCCGCCGCAGCCGTCACCACCGTGCCGGCCATCATCTCGAAGCCCACCGTCATGGCCCCTCCCAAAG TGGAGCAGGTGACGGGATGCAGTTGA
- the LOC102713812 gene encoding DDB1- and CUL4-associated factor 8, with product MRGRNPRNILREGTSSSPAKPHGNPLSLSRFPPPALSAAGNCTTAGSTMDIASEAAARRAARASCFFEVGRREIGSYTPRASSRRISGSESLMMRMHQYGKLRGHDGCVNTVSFNPAGNLLVSGSDDMDIILWDWLAKSKRLVYPSGHQENVFHARVMPFTDDNTIVTVAADGQVRVGQLKEGDEVTTKQIGAHDDRVHRLAIEPGSPCIFYTCGEDGLVQHFDLRNDSPTKLFTCYSFSNSRRRVRLNTIATDPWNPNYLSIGGSDEYVRLYDMRRIQLGASSNMNQPLDTFCPKHLIMTGKVHITGIAYSYAREILVSYNDEHVYLFQNNIGLGPNPESAQAEFLDRLDQPQVYKGHRNFRTVKGVSFFGPNDEYVLSGSDCGNVFVWRKKGGELLRMMHGDKSVVNCIEPHPHFPFLATSGIDKTVKIWTPAANKVTSLPKNAKQIIASNERGRQIDASRPELTLSSDLIMHVLRLQRRRSDLYREHEPADADLPSDDDESFFIGFDDANRNQRSNSDPRECIVT from the exons ATGAGGGGTCGAAATCCCAGAAACATCCTTCGAGAAGGCACAAGCTCTTCGCCGGCTAAACCCCACGGAAATCCCCTTTCGCTCTCTCGGTTTCCTCCGCCTGCCCTCTCTGCAGCCGGCAACTGCACCACCGCAGGTTCCACCATGGACATCGCCAGCGAggccgctgctcgccgcgcGGCCAGGGCCAGCTGCTTCTTCGAGGTCGGCAGGCGCGAGATCGGCTCCTACACCCCACGCGCCTCCTCGCGCCGAATCAGCGGCTCCGAG AGCCTAATGATGAGGATGCATCAGTATGGAAAGTTGCGAGGCCATGATGGTTGTGTTAATACTGTAAGCTTCAATCCTGCTGGTAACCTCCTTGTGTCTGGTTCGGATGACATGGACATCATATTATGGGATTGGCTTGCTAAAAGCAAAAGACTCGTTTACCCTTCTGGCCATCAAGAAAATGTTTTCCATGCTCGTGTGATGCCATTTACAGATGACAACACCATTGTAACTGTTGCTGCTGATGGTCAG GTTAGAGTGGGACAACTGAAGGAGGGTGATGAAGTCACAACCAAACAAATTGGGGCACATGATGATCGTGTGCATAGGTTGGCCATTGAACCGGGAAGTCCTTGCATATTTTACACTTGTGGAGAAGATGGTTTGGTTCAGCAT TTCGACTTGCGGAATGATTCACCAACAAAGCTTTTCACCTGCTATTCATTCTCAAATAGCAGACGTCGTGTAAGGCTCAATACCATTGCCACTGATCCGTGGAACCCTAATTATCTTTCGATTGGTGGTTCTGATGAGTATGTACGGCTATATGATATGAGGAGAATCCAGTTGGGTGCTTCAAGTAACATGAACCAACCTTTAGATACCTTCTGCCCTAAGCATCTTATTATGACTGGGAAGGTTCACATAACTGGTATTGCATACTCCTACGCAAGGGAGATACTTGTCTCTTACAATGATGAGCATGTCTATTTATTCCAAAACAATATAGGTCTTGGTCCAAATCCTGAATCAGCGCAAGCAGAGTTCTTGGACAGGCTCGATCAGCCACAGGTATACAAAGGCCATAGGAATTTCCGAACTGTTAAGGGAGTCAGTTTTTTTGGACCAAACGATGAATATGTCTTGAGTGGATCAGATTGTGGGAATGTATTTGTATGGAGAAAGAAGGGAGGTGAACTGTTGAGGATGATGCATGGTGACAAAAGTGTAGTTAATTGCATCGAACCCCACCCACATTTTCCATTCCTAGCTACTAGTGGGATTGACAAAACCGTCAAGATTTGGACACCTGCAGCAAACAAAGTGACGTCGCTGCCTAAAAATGCAAAGCAA ATAATAGCTTCCAACGAGCGGGGGAGACAAATTGATGCATCACGGCCGGAGCTGACGCTTTCATCTGACCTCATTATGCATGTTTTGAGGTTACAGAGGAGACGGTCTGATTTGTACAGGGAGCATGAACCAGCTGATGCAGATTTGCcaagtgatgatgatgagtctTTCTTCATTGGTTTTGATGATGCCAATAGGAATCAAAGATCTAACTCTGATCCGAGGGAATGCATTGTGACATGA